GGCTCCTTCGACCGCTGGCAGCGGCAGCTGCGGCCCCGCGGGCCACGCCCCGGCTGGAGCGTGACCGAGGTCCTGCAGTGGGCCCAGGAAGGGCACGACGCGGAGCCCGCGGAGCACCGGCACCTCGCCGCGGCCCGGTGCCTGGGCGCCCTGGCCGCCCCCGAGGACCGCCCCGAGCTGCTGCGGGCCGCCCGCAGCGGACCGGACGCGGCCCGTGCGGCCGCGCTCCACCACCTCGCCGAACGCGGCGATCCCGACGCCCTCGACCTGATCGAGGACGCGGCCACCTGCCCCTTCTCCTCCGAGCCGCTGGTCTCCGCGGCGCTCGCGTCCTTCGAGCGGATGCGCAGCGTCGCCGCCGTCGAGCGGGCCCGCGGCTGGGCGCCGCGCGCGGACCGGCTGGGTGCGTCCGCCGCCGCGGTCCTCGCCCGCCGCGGCGCGCAGCGGGACGCCGAGCTGGTGCTGGCCGCGCTGCGCCGCACGGTCCGTGCGGAGGGTCCGGACACGGACGGCCTGTGGGAGCTGGTCGACGGCGCCGGCCGCCTCGGCGTCGCCTGCGCGGCCCCCGTACTGCGGCACGTCTACCGCGAGACCTCCTCCTCCCACCTCCGCGGCCGGGCCGCCGCCGCGCTCGCCGCCACGGACCCGGGCTTCGCAGCCGGCTTCGCCGTCGAGTGCCTCTGGGACTGCGAGGAGACCACCCGCGAGCTGGCCGCCCGGCACGCGGCCACCGGCGACGTCCGGGTCGTCGAACAACTCCGCCGGCTCGCCGCCGACCCGGCCGAGGAGGCCGAGGTACAGACGGCCGTCCGCAGCAGATTCGGACCGGACGCCTCGGCGGTGTGACCGGACGCCCCGACGGGGGAGGGTGGCCGGGGCGGGTCCCCCAGGGGGGAGGGGAACGCATCCCGTAGGGGGTGCGGGCGCCCCTTGCGGGCCTCAACGTGGCGGGGGGCGGGGGGAATTCCCGGGATGCCGCACCTGATCGGGACTGATCGCCGGTGACCGGAAGTCGGCAGGCCCCGGCCCCGGCCTCGGCCCCGGCCAGGGCCTGTGGCGAAGGTTCCGTAGGGAGGGGTGTCCGCAGTGGCAGATCTCGACGGCACACGGCACACGGCACACGGCACACGGCACACGGCACACGGCACACGGCACACGGCACACGGCGCACGGCACACGGCGCTCGGCGCTCGGCGCTCGGCGCTCGGGTGTCGGAGGGCGTTCCGGCGGCGCCGGGCATCCCGGCGTCACGAGACGGGCCTTTCCCTGTCAGTGCCGTCGAGTAGGTTCTGTCCGTTCGGCCCGAGAGGCGGGCCGAACGGACAGGGGGACTCGTCGCTGTGAGCATCCATATGCACATGCGCGCCGTCGCGGAATCCGAGATCCGGGACGACCACACCTGGCTTGCGGCGTTCATGTCCGAGGCGTGGGGCAACCACCCCGACGAGTACGCAGCCGGTATCGCCGTCTCGATCGACAAGGTCTGGGGTGGCGTCAATGACCTCTACGCCGCTGCCGAGGTCCTCGACGCGGATGCCGCCAAGTCCTGGGAGCTGCCGATTTACGGCGGGCGCCCCGTGGCCCACAGCGCCGATGCCGACCCCTCCAACCCGCCCCTGCGGGTTCTGGAACCGCCTGGGGTGTCACAGGCCGCAGGCTTCCTCACGCGTGTCTCCTTCGACGAGCTGTGGAACGTCGCCGGCGCCGGGCTCGTCTGGTCCGGTTGGGACGAGGCGGAGGTCAGGCAGGAGTTCCTCGACCATCACAGCTGCCTCCAGAAGTTCTACGGGCAGGCGGCTACGGCAGGCCACGCCGTGGTCAGGGTGGTGTGGGCCTGAGGCGTGGTCGTGTGCCGGTCACAGCCCTTCGTTGAGGGCGGCGACCAGCATTGTCGCCGCGTAGCGAACAGCACGTTCGTCGTATCGCGTGGCGACGGCCCGGTGCGTGAAGATTCGCTTACGTCAGCTCTCCTCGCCCGGCGCGTCAAGAGCGTCGCATGTTCAAGATCCACTTTTGGCGCACGCGCTAGGGCTGCTTGTTCCGTGGGTGGTTCTGGTCGTCGGCGAAGGAGAGGCCCTCGGCCCGCAGGGCGGCGTGCAGGATGTTCAGGGCTTTGGGGCCCATGCCGTGCAGCCGGCGCAGTTCGGTCTCGCTGGCGCCGGCCAGCTGGGAGAGGCGCAGATAGCCGGCTCGTTCCAGTGCCCGGCGGGCCGGGGCGCCGATCCGCGGGGGGAGGCCGTCCGAGGGTTCGCCCGTCTCCGCGTCGTCCGCCGTCACGGGGCCCTCCTCGCCGTCCGTCCGCCACGCCCCGCCTTCAGCCTGACACCTCCGCGGCGGCGCCGCGCGCAGGGGAACGCTCATGGGACGTTCTCCGGCTGGAAAGATCCCCTTGGCTCCCTGAACGCACGGCACGCCGACAACAGCGGTATGCGTGTCGTCATCGTCACCGAATCCTTCCCGCCCGACGTCAACGGCGTCGCCCACTGCGCCCTGGAAACCGCCCGGCACCTCGTACGGCGCGGGCACGAGCCGCTCGTCATCGCACCACTCGGTGGCGGCGCGCCCGGCGCCGCGACGTGGGAGAGCCCCTGCCCCGTCGTCCGGGTGCCCTCGATGCCGCTGCCCGGATACCCGCAGGTGCGGATCGCGCTCCCCGGGCGCCGGCTCTCCGGGGCGCTCGCCGAGCACCGTCCCGACCTGGTGCACCTCGCCAGCCCCTTCGTCCTCGGCGCGCGCGGCATGGCGGCCGCGGCCCGGCGCCGGGTGCCCGCGATCGCCGTCTACCAGACCGATCTGGGCCGCTACGCCCGTACCTACCTGGGAGGCGGCGCGGCCACCGCCTGGCGGCGCATCCGGGCGGTGCACGCGGCCGCCGACCGCACCCTCGCGCCCTCCAGCGCGGCGCTGCTGGACCTGAGCGAGCACGGGGTGCCGCGGGTCCACCTCTGGCCGCGCGGCGTCGCCTCCCGGCGGTTCCACCCGGGGCGGCGGGACCCGGTGCTGCGCAGTTCGCTGGCCGCGGGGCGGGAGTTGCTGGTGGGGTACGTGGGGCGGCTGGCGCCGGAGAAGGACGTCCGGCTGCTGGCCGAGACCTCCCGGCTCCCCGGCGTGCGCACCGTCGTCATCGGTGACGGACCCAGCGCCGCCGGGCTGCGCGCCGCGCTGCCCGAGGTCCGCTTCCTCGGCCGCCGCACCGGCGACGAACTCGCCCGGCTCCACGCCTCGTTGGACGTCTTCGTGCACACCGGACCGTACGAGACCTTCTGCCAGACCGTGCAGGAGGCGATGGCCTCCGGCGTGCCGGTGGTCGCGCCGCGGGCCGGCGGACCGGTCGACCTGGTCGACCACGGGCGTACCGGCCTGCTGGTGACACCCGGCGACGGCGGCGCCTTCCGGGACGCGGTGCGCTTCCTCGGGGGCAGTGCGGAGCTGCGCGCACGCTACGGCGCCGCGGCCCGCCGGGCCGTCGCCGACCGCACCTGGGAGGCGGTCGGCGACCAGCTCCTGGGCCACTACGAGGCCGTGCTCGCCGACCGGACGGCGGTGGCGGCATGAACCGGCGGGAAGGGGCCGGCGCGGGCCTGCGGATCGTACGGATCGCCAACTTCGTCACCCCGGCCTCCGGCGGGCTGCGCACCGCCCTGCGGGAGCTCGGCGCCGGCTACCGGGCCGCCGGGCACGAGCCGGTGCTGATCGTGCCCGGGCCGCCGGGCCGCACCGGAACCGGCGGCGCGGGCGGGATACGCGACGAACTCACCGCGCAGGGACGGGTGATCACCCTGCCCGGCCCGGAGCTGCCCGGCAGCGGCGGCTACCGCATGCTGACCGACCGGCGGCAGCTGGAGCGCCTGCTGGCGGCGCTCGCCCCCGACCGGCTGGAGGTCTCCGACCGCACGACGCTGCGCTGGACCGGCGAGTGGGCCCGCCGGGCCCGGGTGCCCGCGGTGATGGTCTCGCACGAGAGCGTCGACGGGGTGCTGCGCACCTGGGGCGTGCCCCAACCGCTCGCGCGGGCCGCCGCCGACCGGCTCAACCGCCGTACCGCGCACGCCTACAGCCGGGTGGTGTGCACGACCGAGTGGGCGGCGGCGGAGTTCACCCGGGCCGGCGCGCGCAACGTCGTACGGGCGCCGCTCGGCGTCGACCTCGACGCCTGGCACCCGGACTGCCGCAGCGCGGAACTGCGCCGCCGCTGCGCGGGACGGGCCGAACACCTGCTGCTGATGTGCTCCCGGCTGTCGCAGGAGAAGCGGCCCGGGCGGGCGCTGGACGCCCTGGCCGAGCTGCGCCGGCGCGGCGTCGACGCGGCGCTGGTGGTGGTCGGTGACGGGCCGCTGCGGTCCCGTCTGGAGGCCCGGGCACGCACCGAGCGGCTGCCCGCGGCGTTCCTCGGACACCTCGCCGACCGCAGCCGGGTCGCCGCGCTCCAGGCCAGCGCCGACCTCGCGCTGGCGCCCGGACCGGCCGAGACGTTCGGGCTGGCCGCCCTGGAGGCGCTGGCCTGCGGCACCCCGGTGGTCGCCAGCGCGGCCTCGGCGCTGGCCGGACTCGTCGGCAGCGGCGGCGACACCGCGCTGGACGACGGGCCCTCCTTCGCCGACGCCGTTCAACGGGTGCTCGCGCGGCCCGGGCCCGCGCGGCGCGGCGCCGCCCGCCGGCGCGCGGAGGGCTACGGCTGGCAGCCGGCCGTCGACGCGTTCCTCGCGGCGCACGACGCGCCCGTGGCGCTCGGCCGGCCGGTTGCCGCGCCGGTCCCGCCGCACCCGGCGAGCCCCCGGAGCGGGCGGTGACCACGGCGTCCGAGGGGGTGGCCGCACCCGGCTCCGGGACGGCCGGCGGCTCCGCCGCGGTCCCGTACCGCTTCGTCGCGCTCGGCGACTCGCTGACCGAGGGGCTCGGCGATCCCGTACGGGGCGGCGGCTGGCGTGGCTGGGCGGCGCTGCTCGCCGACGCGCTCGGCGAGCGGCCCGGCGGCGTCGCGCTGGTCAACCTGGCGCGGAGCGGGGCGCTGGCGGCGGACGTCGCCGAGCGGCAGCTGCCGGCCGCGCGCGAGCTGTCGCCGCGCTATGTCTCGCTGGTCGTCGGCGCCAACGACACCCTGCGGGACGCCTTCGCCATCGAGCGCGTCGCGGCCGCCCTGGACCTGGCACACGGCGCGCTGAGCGCCGACGGGGCCGTGGTGCTGACCGCGTGCCTGCCCGATCCGGGACGGATGCTGGGGCTGCCCGCGCCGCTGGCCCGCCCCCTGGCGCGCCGGATGCGGGCCGTCAACACCGTCGTGCACGCCGTCTCCGCCCGCTACGGGGGCGTGCACCTGCACCTCGCCGACCACCCCTGGGTCGGCGAGCGCGACGCGTGGAGCGTGGACCGGCTGCACCCCAGCGAGCGCGGCCACCGGCTGCTTGCCCGCGCCTTCCACGCGGCGCTCGCCGACACCGGCCTGCCCGTCGGGCGGCCGCCCGCCCTCACCCTCGACGGCCGGCCCCCGAGCCGGGCCGCGTCCGCCCTGTGGATGGCGACCAGGGGCACGCGCTGGGTCGCGGCCCGGTGCACGGATCTGCTGCCCGGCCTGCTCGCCCTGGCCGTCAAGGAGTGCCGGCACGGTCTCGCGGGCACCGGACGGCTGCTGGACGCCGCCGCCGACCACGCCACCCGCGGCGCGCTCACCGCACTGGGCACGGAGCGCCGGCCGACGGACCCCGCCCCCGCGCCGGCCGCCGCCACCGCGCCGGGCGCGGACCGTCTGCCGAAAGACGCCGCCACCGCGCCGGGCGCTGCGACAATGACAGGATGACGACCGGACGCTGGGAGTTCTGGATCGACCGCGGCGGCACCTTCACGGACGTCGTCGGCCGGCGCCCGGACGGGCGGCTGGTCACCGGCAAGCTGCTCTCCCAGCACCCCGAGCGCTACCGGGACGCGGCGGTGGCCGGCATCCGGATGATGCTGGGGCTCGGCCCCGACGAACCGGTGCCCGCCGAGCGGGTCTCCGTCGTCAAGATGGGCACCACCGTCGCCACCAACGCTCTCCTGGAACGCACGGGCGAACCCACCGTGCTGCTGATCACCGAGGGCTTCCGGGACGCGCTGCGGATCGCGTACCAGAACCGGCCGCGGATCTTCGACCGGCACATCGTGCTGCCCGAGGCGCTCTACGACCGGGTGATCGAGGTGCCGGAGCGGATCGGCGCGCACGGCGAACCGGTCCGGCCGCTGGACGCCGACCGGGTCCGCGAGGCGCTGCTGCGGGCCCGGGCCGACGGGCTGCGCAGCGCCGCCGTCGTCCTGCTGCACGGCTACCGCCACGCCGACCACGAGCGGGCCGTCGCCGAGCTGGCCCGGCGCGCCGGCTTCGCGCAGGTCAGCTGCTCGCACGAGGTCAGCCCGCTGATGAAGCTGGTGCCGCGCGGCGACACCACCGTCGTCGACGCCTACCTCTCCCCGATCCTGCGCCGCTACGTCGACGAGATCGCCGCCCAACTCCCCGGCATCCGGCTGATGTTCATGCAGTCCAACGGCGGGCTGCGGCAGGCCGAGCACTTCCGCGGCAAGGACGCCGTGCTGTCCGGGCCGGCCGGCGGCGTCGTCGGCATGGTCCGCACTGCCGCCGAGGCCGGCGACGGCCACGACCGGGTGATCGGCTTCGACATGGGCGGCACCTCCACCGACGTCTCGCACTACGCCGGCGAGTTCGAGCGGGTCTTCGGCAACGAGGTCGCCGGCGTGCGGATGCGCGCCCCCATGATGAACATCCACACCGTCGCGGCGGGCGGCGGCTCCGTCCTGCACTTCGACGGCCGCCGCTACCGGGTCGGCCCCGACTCGGCCGGCGCCGACCCCGGACCGGCCTGCTACCGGCGCGGCGGCCCGCTCACCGTCACCGACGCCAATGTGATGCTCGGCCGCATCCAGCCCGCCCACTTCCCCGCGGTGTTCGGGCCGGACGGCGACCTGCCGCTGGACGACCGGACGGTCCGCGAACGGTTCACCGAGCTGGCCGCCCGGGCCGCCGCCGAGACCGGCGACGACCGCGGCCCCGAGGAGGTCGCCGCCGGGTTCCTGGAGATCGCGGTCCTCAACATGGCCAACGCGGTCAAGAAGATCTCCGTCCAGCGCGGCCACGACATCACCCGCTACGCCCTCACCAGCTTCGGCGGCGCCGGCGGCCAGCACTCCTGCGCGGTCGCCGACGCCCTGGGCATCGACACGGTCCTGGTGCCGCCGCTGGCCGGGGTGCTCTCCGCGTACGGCATCGGCGTCGCCGACGCCACCGCGATGCGCGAACAGGCCGTCGAGGCGGAGTTCACCGACCCCGCGGCCGTCGACCGGGTCCACGAGGTGTGCCGCACGCTCGCCGGGCAGACCCGCGGTGAACTCCTCGACGACGGGGTGCCGGACGCCTCGGTCACCACCCGCGCCCGGGTGCTGGTCCGCTACGCCGGCACCGACGCCACGCTCGGCGTGCCGCTCGCGGACGCCGACACCATGGCCGCCGCGTTCGAGGACGCGCACCGCGAGCGCTACGCCTTCACCATGGACAAGCCGCTGGTCGCCGAGGCGGTC
The sequence above is a segment of the Streptomyces lydicus genome. Coding sequences within it:
- a CDS encoding DUF1877 family protein, with translation MSIHMHMRAVAESEIRDDHTWLAAFMSEAWGNHPDEYAAGIAVSIDKVWGGVNDLYAAAEVLDADAAKSWELPIYGGRPVAHSADADPSNPPLRVLEPPGVSQAAGFLTRVSFDELWNVAGAGLVWSGWDEAEVRQEFLDHHSCLQKFYGQAATAGHAVVRVVWA
- a CDS encoding glycosyltransferase family 4 protein, yielding MRVVIVTESFPPDVNGVAHCALETARHLVRRGHEPLVIAPLGGGAPGAATWESPCPVVRVPSMPLPGYPQVRIALPGRRLSGALAEHRPDLVHLASPFVLGARGMAAAARRRVPAIAVYQTDLGRYARTYLGGGAATAWRRIRAVHAAADRTLAPSSAALLDLSEHGVPRVHLWPRGVASRRFHPGRRDPVLRSSLAAGRELLVGYVGRLAPEKDVRLLAETSRLPGVRTVVIGDGPSAAGLRAALPEVRFLGRRTGDELARLHASLDVFVHTGPYETFCQTVQEAMASGVPVVAPRAGGPVDLVDHGRTGLLVTPGDGGAFRDAVRFLGGSAELRARYGAAARRAVADRTWEAVGDQLLGHYEAVLADRTAVAA
- a CDS encoding glycosyltransferase, whose product is MNRREGAGAGLRIVRIANFVTPASGGLRTALRELGAGYRAAGHEPVLIVPGPPGRTGTGGAGGIRDELTAQGRVITLPGPELPGSGGYRMLTDRRQLERLLAALAPDRLEVSDRTTLRWTGEWARRARVPAVMVSHESVDGVLRTWGVPQPLARAAADRLNRRTAHAYSRVVCTTEWAAAEFTRAGARNVVRAPLGVDLDAWHPDCRSAELRRRCAGRAEHLLLMCSRLSQEKRPGRALDALAELRRRGVDAALVVVGDGPLRSRLEARARTERLPAAFLGHLADRSRVAALQASADLALAPGPAETFGLAALEALACGTPVVASAASALAGLVGSGGDTALDDGPSFADAVQRVLARPGPARRGAARRRAEGYGWQPAVDAFLAAHDAPVALGRPVAAPVPPHPASPRSGR
- a CDS encoding SGNH/GDSL hydrolase family protein; this translates as MAAPGSGTAGGSAAVPYRFVALGDSLTEGLGDPVRGGGWRGWAALLADALGERPGGVALVNLARSGALAADVAERQLPAARELSPRYVSLVVGANDTLRDAFAIERVAAALDLAHGALSADGAVVLTACLPDPGRMLGLPAPLARPLARRMRAVNTVVHAVSARYGGVHLHLADHPWVGERDAWSVDRLHPSERGHRLLARAFHAALADTGLPVGRPPALTLDGRPPSRAASALWMATRGTRWVAARCTDLLPGLLALAVKECRHGLAGTGRLLDAAADHATRGALTALGTERRPTDPAPAPAAATAPGADRLPKDAATAPGAATMTG